A portion of the Natronogracilivirga saccharolytica genome contains these proteins:
- a CDS encoding BamA/OMP85 family outer membrane protein yields the protein MNVIVRNEGLMRYLSVLLFLLLGFVDACPSYSAGWDDLASGNRYHLYQSDQDASEKQSVARFSGGRFPVSMQANGDQPGRVWNIDFEGNETYSGMTIRRIIGLEAPSFFRKLRFWNRSGFDFDETELRRDVIRIQRYYQRRGFPKVDVDSRVEQGRRDWSRTVIFEIDEGKPTIIDTVRYEIDADAETVEYLQNHRVFERAMKRNDMQEGRRYQLIQHSDVEGHFQSVLRNMGFAHANTFVTANVDTTGLHADVLVTITPGPISYFGDVNIDGNETVSADLVRRQSGLKTGEQYSSRKLRNAQQEIFGHPLFRFATVNMPAQSRDSIVDINVRVREHALRSLRVQGGIGIEEIARIGVSWQHRNPLGNAHNFSVTTRASFLEQRVSMDYFIPYVFNPKSRINISPFGQRLDERGYLLLRGGLNNSFIYQVSRETAGTVSYEFTRNREQIYNPDVDLPEDEQRYNISALKLSGYHNQLEIERYQGWVVRPHAEFSGFLGTGSLRYNRYKLDIRRYLDIGEGTQFAIRNEGGLITNASVDDLPSNVRFYTGGTSSVRGWQRRELGPKRAVLDDEGNFKEYVPAGGKAMYNINLELRQDLGMIIRRFGMAVFLDGGAVWEDSEDINAGDLQFGLGGGFRYNSPIGPIRIDLARKLNPTDEDLNIYNGEDFGRSFDRWGIHFSIGQAF from the coding sequence TTGAACGTAATCGTCAGAAATGAAGGCTTGATGCGTTATCTGAGCGTGCTGCTGTTCTTATTGTTGGGTTTTGTTGATGCCTGTCCCTCATATTCCGCCGGTTGGGACGACCTGGCTAGCGGAAACAGGTATCATTTGTACCAGTCCGATCAGGATGCATCTGAAAAACAAAGCGTTGCCCGGTTTTCAGGAGGCAGGTTTCCCGTGTCGATGCAGGCCAACGGTGACCAGCCCGGGCGTGTGTGGAACATTGATTTCGAGGGGAATGAAACGTACTCCGGAATGACAATCAGGAGAATTATCGGCCTCGAAGCTCCATCATTTTTCCGGAAACTCAGGTTCTGGAACCGATCCGGTTTTGATTTCGATGAAACCGAGCTGCGCCGCGATGTGATCCGCATCCAGCGGTACTATCAGCGGCGGGGGTTTCCTAAGGTAGATGTTGACTCCCGAGTGGAACAGGGCCGGAGGGACTGGTCACGAACCGTGATTTTTGAAATTGATGAAGGTAAACCGACAATCATCGACACAGTGCGGTACGAAATCGACGCTGATGCCGAAACGGTGGAATATTTGCAGAATCACCGGGTTTTTGAACGCGCGATGAAACGCAATGACATGCAGGAGGGACGACGGTATCAGCTGATCCAACACAGTGATGTCGAAGGGCATTTCCAGTCGGTGCTGAGAAACATGGGATTTGCCCATGCCAATACGTTTGTCACAGCCAATGTAGATACCACCGGCCTGCATGCCGATGTGCTTGTCACTATCACCCCGGGTCCGATATCCTATTTCGGTGACGTTAACATCGATGGCAATGAAACCGTATCCGCCGATCTTGTACGGCGTCAATCCGGTCTCAAGACCGGCGAGCAGTACAGCTCCCGAAAACTGAGAAACGCTCAGCAGGAGATATTCGGACATCCGCTTTTCCGTTTTGCGACCGTGAACATGCCGGCTCAATCCCGGGACTCCATAGTTGACATCAATGTCAGGGTCAGAGAGCACGCACTGCGAAGCCTCAGAGTTCAGGGAGGCATCGGCATTGAGGAGATTGCCAGGATCGGTGTTTCCTGGCAGCATCGCAACCCGCTTGGCAACGCCCACAACTTCAGCGTGACCACCCGGGCTTCTTTTCTTGAACAGCGAGTAAGCATGGACTACTTCATTCCGTATGTGTTCAATCCGAAAAGCAGGATCAATATTTCCCCTTTCGGTCAAAGACTTGACGAACGAGGTTATCTGCTGCTCAGGGGAGGTCTCAATAACAGCTTTATATATCAAGTCAGCAGAGAAACAGCCGGAACCGTTTCCTACGAGTTTACACGCAACCGGGAACAGATTTACAATCCGGATGTTGATCTGCCGGAAGACGAACAGCGTTATAACATATCTGCTCTCAAGCTTTCCGGCTACCACAACCAGCTTGAGATTGAACGGTACCAGGGCTGGGTGGTTCGTCCGCATGCCGAGTTTTCAGGTTTTCTGGGTACGGGCTCCTTGCGCTATAACCGCTACAAGCTGGATATAAGACGATATCTCGATATCGGCGAAGGTACCCAGTTCGCCATCCGGAATGAAGGCGGACTGATCACCAATGCCAGTGTGGATGACCTGCCATCGAATGTCCGGTTTTATACCGGCGGCACCAGCTCGGTTCGGGGCTGGCAGCGGAGGGAACTTGGCCCCAAACGGGCAGTTCTGGATGACGAAGGCAATTTCAAAGAATATGTTCCTGCCGGCGGAAAGGCGATGTACAATATTAACCTGGAGCTCAGACAGGATTTGGGAATGATCATACGGCGGTTCGGAATGGCGGTCTTCCTGGACGGCGGTGCGGTCTGGGAGGATTCTGAAGATATTAATGCCGGTGATCTTCAGTTCGGTTTGGGCGGTGGTTTCAGGTACAACTCTCCGATCGGACCGATCCGTATTGACCTGGCAAGAAAGCTGAATCCGACCGACGAGGATCTCAATATATACAACGGTGAAGATTTTGGCCGGTCTTTTGACCGGTGGGGGATACATTTCAGTATCGGACAGGCGTTTTAA